From Anopheles arabiensis isolate DONGOLA chromosome 3, AaraD3, whole genome shotgun sequence, a single genomic window includes:
- the LOC120899763 gene encoding uncharacterized protein LOC120899763 → MTTIEELCENLTKIGLARRCQQLGLASSGGKQEMAKRIIDHTTMATNDENDGDHQNREIREAVNAREQNAVLQNDDGVKVVLAANDMEESQSFTVREFGSVPDVTKLNRQRTHLEWQLDRLEQMFVKHSTDVHSLKTISDRVKVLALDYKQWYDSILEVVSDDQAQEAIERYGVFDDRIHSSEQLTECDKLHYLAASLTKDARAVIDALEITSKNYDVAWKLLSERYENKYLIVKTTVEALFNISPLKRECADSLSRLVDDFERNLRMLEKEGEKPDAWSTLLVFRLSSLLDPTTLRHWELHRKSTTIPTYKDLVQFVRNHCHVLKSFSKPASGARTGDIMRSNPRVQNIHAATSAVHSVAYNEKCKLCGFSKHSVFRCELTNNMSVADRKQLVQSKGLCFNCLSPAHRLRQCTSSGCKICQQRHHTLLHEAAPATEASDAPSTSSTCPPQSLTHYSFQIENSVVLLQTVLVQVEDNHGRSHLARALLDSGAQLNIVTERLTQRLGVAKRRENHRIGGIGEISVTSQHSAVLRIHSLDSEYTASGKFHVLSKLTRELPSSRINTSSWQIPRQVQLADPSFHSPGPIDLIIGAELYYDVVKEGLIKLSHERVTLQNTAFGWVISGRVNVHAPPPSSSIVGHVCSTSIEEQLNKFWELESCRATSTLSVEESNCEKQFAATTTRDTDGRFIVQLPKREEKLALLGDSKGIATRRFLALERRLSSNASLKTAYTQFIEEYAELQHMTEVAESDATTSSPSYYLPHHCIVRPDSTTTKLRVVFDASCASDTGTSLNDALMIGPTIQDDLMSILLRFRMSKFALVADIEKMYRQINIASIDRPLQRILWRNSPTEPIRTFQLNTVTYGTSCAPYLATKTLQVLSQVGASTHPEAATILGRDFYMDDMLTGVNSITEGQRVCQQLIDLLASGGFCLRKWATNNRQIFEHLPQHLQDERTILNLDAKSPIIKTLGLKWNVSTDAFVFNIPRWNADNIITKRNALSDVAKLFDPIGLVGPVIIQAKLFLQELWRCQIAWDESLTPALQNRWLLFREKLAMLQTIHIPRWLLTDQRATNLQMHCFCDASEKAYGAAIYLRSTNTDGRVTTNLITAKSKVAPLADSRKQKRVCLPRLELSAALLLAHSYEKVSDALKLQVETIFWSDSTIVLHWLSATPSRWKTFIANRVSEIQHITHGKEWRHVPGTDNPADIISRGMDADQLETSTLWWHGPDWLAQPSEEWPNTHQPRQEEFTTDELEERPICMAVQSVAPNDLFSLRSTFTGLQRLVAWLRRFRHNTNPANHQQRRLDHHLSLEELAESTLCLVRLAQAESFPEDIKHLSKGDSVSNNSPLKLLAPFLQDGLLRGNSSTIAQLIKGYVAIFVCMAVKAVHIELVADLSTNAFLAALRRFIGRRGKPALIECDNARKFLGASREIASLSKQFNHQWQTSVIKSCIDDGIQFKFIPPRSPNFGGLWEAAVKSFKTHFKPTVGNAILTSDELNTLLIQIEGCLNSRPLTPLSNDPSDLEVLTPGHFLIHRPIVSPDRTIAGKAAVQPSRSLAEDYLSGLQQRTKWTKQKDNVKLDTMVLLKEDGLPPSKWCLGRVTQIIKGADDNIRVVIVKTKDGDFKRSISKICALPTDEPSSSS, encoded by the exons AAGTGGTTCTAGCGGCCAACGACATGGAGGAAAGCCAAAGTTTCACCGTCAGAGAATTTGGCTCCGTTCCAGACGTCACCAAATTGAACCGTCAACGCACTCACCTGGAGTGGCAGCTTGACCGTCTAGAACAGATGTTCGTCAAACACAGCACCGACGTTCACTCGCTGAAAACCATATCAGACCGAGTGAAGGTGCTTGCTTTGGACTACAAACAATGGTACGACTCGATCTTGGAAGTTGTGAGCGACGACCAAGCACAGGAGGCAATCGAGCGATATGGCGTGTTCGACGACAGG ATACATTCGTCAGAACAGCTGACCGAATGTGACAAGCTGCATTACCTTGCTGCGTCGCTGACGAAGGACGCACGCGCGGTGATCGACGCATTGGAAATTACATCCAAAAACTACGACGTAGCCTGGAAGCTGTTGTCCGAGCGCTACGAGAACAAGTACCTCATCGTGAAAACCACCGTTGAGGCGTTATTCAACATATCGCCACTGAAGAGAGAATGTGCAGATTCTCTAAGCCGACTCGTCGACGACTTCGAGCGTAACCTACGAATGCTCGAAAAAGAAGGCGAGAAACCAGATGCATGGAGCACGCTGCTGGTGTTCAGGCTAAGCTCGCTGCTGGATCCAACAACCCTGCGTCATTGGGAGCTTCACCGGAAGTCTACGACCATCCCAACGTACAAAGACTTAGTGCAATTCGTCCGCAACCATTGCCATGTACTCAAGTCTTTCTCAAAGCCAGCCAGCGGAGCCAGAACCGGAGACATCATGCGCAGCAACCCTCGAGTGCAAAACATCCATGCTGCGACCAGTGCTGTGCATAGTGTTGCGTACAACGAAAAGTGCAAACTGTGCggtttttcaaaacattcagTGTTCCGGTGTGAATTAACGAACAATATGAGTGTTGCAGATAGAAAGCAACTAGTGCAGTCGAAAGGATTGTGCTTCAACTGCCTTTCTCCAGCTCATCGGTTACGACAGTGTACATCAAGCGGATGCAAGATCTGCCAACAACGGCATCATACGTTGCTGCACGAAGCAGCGCCAGCAACTGAGGCGTCAGATGCTCCATCCACGAGTTCTACCTGTCCTCCTCAGTCCCTTACCCACTATTCCTTCCAGATCGAAAAcagtgttgtgttgctgcAAACCGTGCTGGTCCAGGTAGAGGACAATCACGGACGAAGTCATCTAGCACGTGCCTTGTTGGATTCCGGAGCACAACTCAACATCGTTACCGAGCGCCTTACTCAACGGCTGGGTGTGGCGAAACGGCGAGAGAATCATCGCATCGGAGGAATCGGAGAAATTTCCGTGACGTCACAACATTCGGCTGTGTTAAGGATCCATTCTTTAGACAGCGAATACACAGCGTCCGGAAAGTTCCACGTACTCAGCAAGCTCACTCGTGAGCTCCCATCAAGCCGTATCAACACAAGCAGCTGGCAGATACCTCGTCAAGTTCAGCTGGCCGATCCTTCGTTTCACAGTCCTGGCCCGATCGACCTCATCATCGGAGCAGAGCTGTACTACGACGTCGTTAAGGAGGGACTCATCAAGCTATCCCACGAAAGAGTGACACTCCAAAACACTGCTTTCGGTTGGGTGATATCAGGTAGAGTCAATGTtcatgcaccaccaccatcttcATCCATCGTTGGACACGTCTGCAGTACGAGCATCGAAGAGCAGCTGAACAAATTCTGGGAGCTGGAGTCATGCCGAGCCACCAGTACATTATCCGTCGAGGAGAGCAACTGTGAGAAACAGTtcgcagccaccaccaccagagaCACCGATGGTCGATTCATCGTGCAGCTACCGAAACGAGAGGAGAAGCTGGCTCTTCTTGGGGATTCGAAAGGGATAGCCACACGCCGGTTCCTTGCCTTGGAACGTCGGCTATCCTCGAATGCCTCATTGAAGACAGCTTACACACAGTTCATCGAGGAGTACGCAGAGCTTCAGCACATGACAGAAGTAGCCGAGAGCGATGCTACAACTTCATCACCATCATACTATCTCCCACATCACTGCATCGTGCGACCAGATAGTACCACCACTAAACTCCGAGTGGTGTTCGACGCTTCGTGTGCATCAGACACCGGAACATCTTTAAACGATGCACTGATGATCGGACCCACTATCCAAGACGACCTGATGTCCATTCTATTGCGGTTTAGAATGTCGAAATTTGCCCTGGTAGCAGACATCGAGAAGATGTACCGGCAAATCAACATAGCTTCCATCGATCGTCCGCTGCAACGAATCCTGTGGCGAAATTCTCCAACCGAGCCGATACGAACGTTCCAGCTCAACACCGTCACCTACGGCACATCATGTGCTCCGTATTTGGCCACCAAAACCCTGCAAGTGCTATCTCAGGTCGGAGCTAGCACCCATCCCGAAGCGGCAACCATCCTCGGACGAGACTTCTACATGGACGACATGCTGACTGGCGTAAACAGCATTACCGAGGGTCAACGAGTATGTCAGCAACTCATCGATCTCCTGGCTTCTGGTGGATTCTGCTTGCGGAAATGGGCCACCAACAACAGGCAGATCTTCGAACATCTGCCCCAGCATCTGCAAGATGAAAGGACGATTCTCAACTTGGATGCGAAGTCACCGATCATCAAGACACTCGGACTGAAGTGGAACGTTTCCACCGACGCTTTTGTGTTCAACATCCCACGATGGAACGCAGACAACATCATCACCAAACGAAACGCGCTTTCGGATGTCGCGAAACTGTTCGACCCAATCGGACTGGTTGGACCAGTTATCATCCAAGCCAAGCTGTTCCTTCAAGAGCTGTGGAGATGTCAGATCGCCTGGGACGAGTCGTTGACACCAGCACTACAAAACCGATGGCTCCTGTTTCGCGAGAAGTTGGCCATGCTGCAAACGATCCACATTCCACGCTGGCTCTTAACCGATCAACGAGCAACGAATCTACAAATGCATTGCTTTTGTGATGCATCCGAGAAGGCGTACGGAGCGGCGATTTACTTGCGTTCGACCAACACCGATGGACGTGTGACAACCAACCTCATCACTGCAAAATCCAAGGTGGCACCACTAGCAGACTCCCGTAAGCAAAAGCGTGTTTGCTTACCCCGACTGGAGCTTTCTGCAGCACTGCTTCTGGCACACTCGTACGAGAAGGTGTCAGACGCCTTGAAGCTTCAGGTCGAGACCATCTTTTGGTCTGACTCAACCATCGTCCTGCATTGGTTGTCTGCAACTCCGTCACGCTGGAAAACCTTCATCGCTAACCGGGTGTCCGAGATCCAACACATCACTCACGGCAAGGAGTGGAGACACGTACCCGGAACGGACAATCCTGCTGACATCATCTCCCGAGGAATGGATGCAGATCAGCTGGAAACTTCAACCCTTTGGTGGCACGGACCAGACTGGCTGGCGCAACCATCAGAGGAATGGCCGAACACTCATCAACCTCGACAGGAAGAATTCACCACGGACGAATTGGAGGAGCGACCAATCTGCATGGCTGTACAATCCGTGGCTCCGAACGACCTTTTTAGCCTCCGTTCAACGTTCACCGGACTGCAACGTCTGGTTGCGTGGCTAAGAAGATTCCGACACAACACGAATCCTGCTAACCATCAACAACGCAGATTGGATCATCATCTCAGCTTGGAGGAACTAGCCGAATCTACACTGTGTCTAGTTCGTCTCGCTCAAGCTGAATCATTCCCAGAAGACATCAAACATCTATCGAAAGGCGATTCGGTTAGCAACAACTCACCTTTAAAACTGCTAGCACCGTTTCTACAAGATGGCCTACTACGA GGCAACTCATCAACAATCGCGCAACTCATCAAGGGCTACGTAGCGATTTTCGTCTGTATGGCAGTGAAGGCTGTACACATCGAATTAGTCGCGGACCTGTCTACCAACGCATTCCTTGCGGCACTTCGACGATTCATCGGACGACGCGGGAAACCGGCTCTCATCGAATGCGACAACGCTAGGAAGTTCTTGGGCGCCTCCCGAGAAATTGCCTCCTTGTCCAAGCAATTCAACCATCAGTGGCAAACATCAGTGATTAAGTCCTGCATCGACGATGGCATCCAGTTCAAGTTCATCCCACCTCGCTCACCCAACTTTGGAGGTCTTTGGGAGGCGGCAGTGAAGTCTTTCAAAACACACTTCAAGCCAACCGTTGGGAACGCCATCCTTACGAGCGACGAACTCAACACGCTACTGATCCAGATTGAAGGATGCCTCAACTCTAGACCACTTACACCACTCTCCAATGACCCATCTGATCTGGAAGTGCTGACCCCAGGTCACTTCCTCATTCATCGCCCCATCGTATCCCCTGACCGAACCATCGCTGGAAAAGCTGCCGTTCAACCGTCTCGATCGCTGGCAGAAG ACTACTTGTCCGGACTACAGCAGAGAACCAAGTGGACCAAGCAGAAGGACAACGTGAAGCTGGATACCATGGTGCTGCTGAAGGAGGACGGGCTACCTCCATCGAAATGGTGTCTTGGCCGCGTCACGCAGATCATCAAGGGAGCTGACGACAACATCCGAGTGGTCATCGTCAAGACGAAAGATGGAGACTTCAAGCGTTCCATCTCTAAAATCTGCGCTCTTCCCACCGACGAGCCATCCAGTTCATCCTAG